One Solanum pennellii chromosome 10, SPENNV200 genomic region harbors:
- the LOC107001355 gene encoding uncharacterized protein LOC107001355 encodes MKTLAEKPRTEVSFEIGDWVYVKLKSYKQVTLHLQKNHKLGRRYFGPFKVLKRIGSVAYKLTLPEATKSHPIFHVSMLKSCVGTPEQQVTPLQLIDFADPTSQLNTNLEDKFSLQGGSIVVNSNTLVDDKDDTENEIMEQHMDMPRRSARKVIPPA; translated from the coding sequence ATGAAAACTTTAGCTGAAAAGCCTAGGACTGAAGTTTCCTTTGAGATAGGAGACTGGGTTTATGTTAAACTAAAGTCGTACAAACAAGTAACTCTTCATTTGCAAAAGAATCACAAACTGGGCAGACGTTATTTTGGTCCTTTCAAGGTCCTCAAGAGAATTGGTTCAGTAGCTTATAAGTTGACACTTCCTGAGGCAACCAAGAGTCACCCTatatttcatgtctctatgctcaAGAGTTGTGTTGGGACTCCTGAACAACAAGTTACCCCGCTACAATTGATTGATTTTGCAGACCCAACTTCTCAGCTCAATACGAACCTTGAGGACAAGTTTTCTTTGCAGGGAGGGAGTATTGTTGTGAACTCAAATACGTTGGTAGATGACAAGGATGACACGGAGAATGAAATAATGGAACAACACATGGATATGCCACGTAGGAGTGCTAGAAAGGTGATTCCTCCTGCTTAA